The Gloeocapsa sp. DLM2.Bin57 genomic interval CAGCATTGACTAAAGCTAGGGATAAAGGCGCCGGTCCTCTGACTACTTTACCAGTTGCATCATATTGTGATCCGTGACAAGGACAGATAAATTTATCTTCGCTAGCGTTCCAAGGTACAACACAACCTAAGTGGGTACATACTGCGTTGAGAGCGTAATTAGAGAGGGTTTTGTCTTCTTTAACTACTAAATAGGTGGGGTCTCCTTTTAAACCTTGGGCTAAAACGCGATCGCCTGGGTTATGAGTAGCTAGAAAATTACTGACAATCACGTCATCACCTAGAGCATCTTTAGCGGTTACACCACCACCTGCTCCACCGCTAGAAGGAGGAATAAAATATTTAACCACTGGATAGAGTGCGCCTAAAGCTACTCCTGTTACCGTTCCAAAGGTTAATAAGTTCATGAATTGGCGACGCCCCATATCGGGAACATCTGAAGCACCAGAAAGTTGAGCCATAACTAAACCTGTAATTTTATAGTTTTGTTAATCTTTTTCAGACCCAGCTAAGCCTAAAAGATATAGAG includes:
- a CDS encoding cytochrome b6-f complex iron-sulfur subunit, whose product is MAQLSGASDVPDMGRRQFMNLLTFGTVTGVALGALYPVVKYFIPPSSGGAGGGVTAKDALGDDVIVSNFLATHNPGDRVLAQGLKGDPTYLVVKEDKTLSNYALNAVCTHLGCVVPWNASEDKFICPCHGSQYDATGKVVRGPAPLSLALVNAEVTEDDKVVFTNWTDTDFRTNEAPWWA